GGTTGGcaattttacattattgaataatttggaCGACTTGGTAGAATTATTATcttcaaagttattttcattctccTTATGCGCCTTCGAATAACGTTGAATATAGTCCTGCGCTTGAGcaattaatgaacaaaatttgtCTTCTATTACTTCTCTCTCGCTGACCTGTTGTTCAGGATCGGAAGATAATGATTCTATATTGCCCTGAACCTCGTCAAATTGCGATAATAACGATTGAAGTCTAGTTAACTTCAACTGAAGTTCGTCAACTTGAATTTTACTAACGACCTTAAGGTCAATAACTTGAACattattcaagtattttgaaaaagtagtAATTCTCGCTTTAATCGTACCGCGAATATGAATTAAAGCCTTTAAATCGTCTGCCATAGTTATAAGTTAAATACCCTAACGTAACTTCTAGCGAATAACGCGTTATGCAGAACACAGCAATATGAAAAAAAGCCAAACCGTGCACACCGCTATAGCTATGTAAAGCGGGTCAACGACCGCAAACTGCCCGCCAGCTGATCCCGGCGCCGCGATGACGTAGCGAAGCTCAGCGTACTTGTGCACCGGGCAGGCTGATCCGTCTCGTGGCTCGTAGATTCTGGTGGCTGTCGCAGTGCCGGCAGCTGAAATAGTCGGCATATGCCTTTAAACTAACTGCTTAGCGCATTCGTGCGTATATCCTTATTATTCAAAGCAACCGTCTGCAATTCGAATAGCTAACGCTGTCCCTAGCTGTATATAGATGCATAAACAAACCCAAGCTAGCGAGCAATATGACTACGAATGCAGGTTATGTATGATAAATGACTCAACTAATTCCTAAGAATTATCGAGCAGAACCATAACACATATAAGGTATATTTGCAGACAGACAATACGTGCAGACAAGCCTGAAATCTGTGTGCAAAACCATTATATTCGCATGCAAAGCGAGGCAAGTTGAACTCGGAATCATAACAaaattttacgaattttaaattgaaatataaggaaaaaaatggCTACTTCCTTGAACGAGCTCCAATGCAGCGATCGCAGGTATATTGTACACCGTCACAATAACTGCCCGTCGCGCTTGCGGTGCAATGGCCGCCAAGCGAACAGAGACGTCGTTTCGTCGCGACGATACAATACTCGTCGATTTCTCGGATATATCTTCGCGATCACGTCGGGGTCACCAAATGTTTACTACGTTATTAAGTTAAAACGAGTAAACtgcaaaaatgtctttattattgccttgtattacatttttgccttgtattacatttttgatttatttgacgcGTGAAATGTCACCGCGTCGGTGAGTGAACTCGTACTCGCCGTCTGGTTCGGCGCTGTCGTGACTATGCCTCCGCGCCCCCGGACCCCGCACCCCCGCTGTGGTCTTGTGCGTTGTCAACACAATTAATCGGTTAATCTGAAACTTAACTGAATAGAATCTAGTCAAGTCAGTTGGCAggcaatacattattaaatgtagATACTTTTTGTTGGTCTTATCATAGAGATGCTGGTCGCACCAACTCGTTTacatatagtttttttttagtagtcGTTTTGAATCTAGTAGATGAAAACACTTGATtcgaaataacttttttaagactttttgaAACCACAACTTCATAAATACTCGTTTACTTCTGAAACAGTTATTCATTATAAGATAAATCAAGAAGTTGCTTTATTTCTCCATATGTGAATAGCGATTCGCCAGCCTCGGAAATAACGAAAGCTTTTTTTACCAATGGCTGTTACAACACCGGGTAACACTTTTTGGGAAGCACGAGGCTTATACAAAGTCACATTCCTATAATCCCAAGAAAACGTGACTGAACCCCTTGACGTGTcaacatttataatttcgtaAAGAACATTACAACACTATGGgaaaattttgatatatttcGGGTCACGTTGTTGGATATTGAGAaagaaaatccaaaaataattatcaactATTTCTGGTCAAATGTGTCTTGGCTGCCACGGGCACGTTTATCCTAAATTTTCACGTTAAGGTAATTTTGACCAGTGGGAAACGAAGAGGTTTCTTCAAACAGAATCTCAGTCTTTAGCTACAAAATAAGCTATTATATACTTATCTAGTATTAACCAATATTTAAACACGGCAGTGTCACTAAGACCAAAccttaagaaacaaaaaagtttaaccGAAGGACTAAATTGAGTGTTACAATGTAATCTAACACTCTTAGGGTTTGCCGAAGTTCTAGTACTATTAAACTAGTGcctgaaaaacattttacagtTTAGAATTAAACTTTCAATTACATacaacgcggacgaagtcaaTTACAAAGAAGTTTCAGCTAGAGCCTAATTAAGAGCCTACAAATTTTActtagtaactagctgttgcccgcgacttcgtccccgtgggtagtagatataagttatgatttatatctgccctgtttttttttacattttttaaccataacagcgtgatggtttatagcctaaagccttcctcgatgaatggtctattcaacacaaaaagattttttcaatttggaccagtagttcctaagattaacaaacaaacaaacaaactcttcagctttatatattagtatagattacacgGAGCAAACGTAACGTTTTATAAAGTAGTAAAACTTCCTAACAATatgtttgaagtaaaataaataggtaggGAGTGGATACTAGTTTCAAATTCGATTTTATTCACGTACTAATGGACAATCAGCCTGAATTAATAATGTCTGTGCAACTCTAGTAGTTTGAAACTACTGATCGAATTTGCTGAAATTTTCCAGTGAGAGAATTTTACGGAATAACGTAtgaggtatttttatttcaaagcaaaAACACACGCCGACTTTCATAGGTGGAGTCGCAGGCGGCAGCTAATCACActtcacaataataataaaattttcgaaaGTACCTATGTGAGTGTTTTTATACCTCTTCGCACCTAAAcagctggaccaattttgataaaattcggTATGGAGATAGCAGGAGGCTTCGGATAACATATAGGCTACTTTTAACCGATTTAATTAAAGGAGAGCAaaaccgcgagcaacagctaagagtcaaatattttataatgctcCAGTGTTGTGTGTACTCATGTATAACagatatcaataaattttaaataaacattgaactAAATTGAATGATATTGGAAACTGCAACTACATCTTATATTGCGATCGCGTCGCGCGAATAGTATTTCGTGTAGCTTATAAAACATAGCGTGGTGTAGATATAACTAATAGTATGAATGGTATCTAATTGCATTTAGGAATCAATTTATTACTACAACCACAtgtgtatgtaaaataaattatcattttttattcacttCTTTGGTTCACTTTTTTGGCTCTAAAGTCTTACACATGAGATCTAAATGTAGATATGAAATTTGGAGTTTCAAGGTGAAAATTTCCATCATGCATTTCATCATTATGTGAACTCAAGTGGTTTTGGCAGCGCACCCACGCGTGGTAGATTTtttgacgtgacaacgtcttaaatTAGGTTGCGGCTGGGAGTCACTTATGAAAAGAAAAGTGTAACGCCCGGTAACGTTACGATGAGTCACCGAACGAGAGAGAGGCCCGCCGAATGCCTTGCGTCTCTCTCCCACTCAACTATGATCGGTCTGCCGCGCGCGCAGCACTAGAGAATTAGGCGCATCGAATCCTCGCATGCTTGTGTCTCTGTCTTTATCTTTCTCAAACGTTCTTGGCGTTGGAAAAAGAAGAAAGCGTCATAATACAAGTTCACACGTGTGGTTAAAGTATCGTCGGCTGTGTCTGTAGTGAAAATGTGGAGTGCTTAGATTCGTCATTTACAACAACTACAACaataaaggtaaataattgtACACTGATATTTCATTATCGTAAactatgattgattgattaattgttAGATTGACACAAAAGTTGAGAAACTGAGTTTATAGGTTATGTCATACTATTGATAAATGTTGATAgtgttaagtaaattattagtttaaaattaattaattaattaattattattttacaaattttcattaatttcaaatttatttagcAAAAATTTGAACCTTTGAtctgaataaatgttttgatttttgaattgattctttaaaattacaaatattaagaaaaagtgGCAGATATAAGAAAACTTGATTTAAACTGTGTTGAGCAAGAATTTTAACAtctaatttaagtaaatgttttaattttcaacttcatcatttacaattacaaattttaattaatttcaaatttatttattataaaaaatttgaACCTTCGATCTGAATAAGtgttttgattttcaaattgattgtttaaaattaaaaattcatccATTCAATTTCAAATGTTCAACAGGAATCACCACTGTCAAAACAATGGAAACGCAAATGCCTTCAACTTCCAGTACATCAATGGAGACGGAGGATATCGTGCCGTCAACATCTGCAGTACCTTTCGTTGTTCCACACACCACCTCTACCGCCAGAACGAATGCTCAGCGACAACATAAGTACAGACTACGTCAAGCATTGACCAGAACTCCTGAACAAGTAAGAGCCTTCGCAAAAGCGGCTGCGGAGAGGCAACGCAGGTTCAAGCTACGTAAATCTGCTAACATAGCCCTCACCAGCGGTACATCAGAGTCACCTGCTTCAACGTCTTGTTCTGTGGTGTAGAGAACAAGCGTTCCTGTCGTGACGGAGAGAACGAGCGTTCCCCTAACTAACGCTCAACGGCAACGTGCATTCCGACAACGTAGAGCAGCATCTTCTCGGACTGATGTACAACCGAATACTTCTTCAACCCAAACAGCAATACAACTGGAACCATCCACCTGGTATACCAAATGGTCATCGTCAATACGGAGATTTCAATCTACTTTCCTGGACAACGATTTTGGCCATGCTTGCTCGGTTTGTGACAGATTGTGGTTCAAGAATGACCTTAAAACCATCACTGCACTACAACTGAAGGTAATCTCGGATTGGTACGTTAAGGAAAATCGGCAGCTACGCAAGGAGGATTATACAAAGTCTTGCAACACCTGTAGACAATCACTGAATAAGCGTAAGCTTCCTACTCTCGCAAAGGTTAACGGCTTCTCATATCCTGACATACCTCCAGGTCTACCGCCTCTGGATCCTATCAGTGAAAGTTTGGTCTCACCACGCCTTCCATTTATGCAAGTGCGTCGACTGCGTCATGATTTCTCTTATGGAATTATTGGACAAGTGATAAACGTCCCAGTCAACGTACAAGACATGGTAAAATGCTTGCCTCGCCATCTAGAAGAGGACGATGTTATCAACGTTAACATCAAAAGGAATCTTGCACACAAAACAAATCCATCAGATCAGCCATCAGATGAAGGCCTTCAAGATGATCCTGCTAATCGGATCGAAGCAATCTCCGCCGAATATACGCCCGAGTCTGAAGTTCTTGCTGCGAGACAGCACACACTACTGTGGAATGAAGAGGATTGTCTTGACATCGCACCAGGACATCGGGCAACGCCTCTTAACATCATTTATGACCGTCATGCAGAAGAACTATCATTTCCTGCGATATACTTCGGAGAGCCCCGCCGTTTCAACATGAACATTTCAGTGACACCGTACATGATGGCGACCAGTGAAATACGACGGCGCGACAGGCGTGGAGCCACGCCTCAAAAAGTCTTATACGATGCAATGAAGATTCTACGTCTGCGAATTGTCGATGGGATTTACAGCACATTCCGAAGTGTTTCGATCACAGAGAGCGTAACTCGACGCATGTTAGAGGATCCGGAGTTTCTCAAAGAATTCGTTGTGCAGAATCTCGCCTTTATGAAGTCGGTGCCAAACTCTGTCCAGTACTGGGCCTCTCGTAAACGAGATCTCGTAACGAAATCTCTTCGCTATGCTCCGTCAACTTGGTAAGCCGACCATCTCACTCTTAGTGCAAACGAGATACGCTGGTTAGTATTGCTGAATTTACTGCTCAAGTTGAGCAACAAATATCCTGGCAAAGTCGCCGAAGATCTCAACACATCAGAGCGGTGCAACTTGGTGAGTGACGATCCAATTACATGTTGCATATATTTCCACAAACTCGTTGGTACATTGATGAAAATGCTGAAATCAAAACAGTCATACAATCCGTTTGGCCAGTACTACGTGGAGGATTATTTCCTTCGCATTGAGTTTCAACATAGAGGAAGTCCGCACGCTCACATTTTACTGTGGTTACACGATGATCCACATGAGACTGTGTCAGAAAATATGCCGAAGACCATCGAGCTCGTGGAGAAGCTGAGTTCCGTCGCCAAGGAAAATGTGCCCAACGATACCATCTACGCCAATCAAATCCAAAACGAAACGACTTGTAGATTTGGGATCCCGTACTGGCCAATGCTCACTACCCGTGTATTGATCCCAATGCCTCAAACTGGTGGACGCCGCATAGCATTCCAAAAAAAGGCCAAGGAGCTACGCAACTGTCTCAGCGAACGTACATACGCTAGCATGGACGACTTTCTTAGGGAACATAGTTTGACATTCGAtgcatatcttttttttttttttttttttttccggggtgaaacgctaatgtcttcaacccacgtcgagggcacggcgtggggatatgtcggacttccaccgactaaaaacaccccgggccccttctactgctttagccagagtcacgggatcgctcgcgcatactctgcgcgactctggctggctctagtcctttggactccttctcaagggatgggtgtaaaaagcccacccctcactcctcataaaaacgggtgcgcaggacgacgcgcccgtctccttcttggcctgctggctgatcgagtgtcagggtgccctccctgccacccgcaggcccgaccTTACGGTGGCCGTAGGTCGTTTTGTCGTTGCCGCCTGGGACGTCTGCGTCGCGATGGGATATCGCTCGACGATTCCCTCACGCGTTCCGCAGCTTCCTTGGTCGTCATGGTGTTTTCGCAGTAGTCTGCTACTGCCTGCCAGGCGCACTCACTCCGTACCATGGCCGAGATCACATCTGTGAGTGACAGAGCCGGTTCGCCGATTTTTGCGACTAGGTCGCGCCTATTGTTTGCCCACGCCGGGCAGACCAGCAAAGTGTGCCTTGCATCGTCCTCTGGGGCCTCACAGTGGTGGCACTCTTCTGTTGGCTCACGTCCGATCCGACACAGGTACTTACCGAAACAGCCATGGCCGGTCAGCACCTGTGTCAGTCGGTATGTAAGAGCTCCATGCCGCCGCTCCAACCAGTCCCAGAAGACGGGACGGATGGCAGCTATGAGTTCATGCCCAGCGGTGGGAGTCTGTAGGCTATAGAACCAGTCTGTCAGTGCCGCCATTCGCAATTCCTCCCTCCTTTCCCTCAAAGATAGCTCGTTGCTCTGGGTTTCATCTTGGCTTCGCCACGCGTAGAGCTGTGCTAATATTCTAGCCTCAAACTTCCAGGGCAGCGTCTGTGCGAGGAGTGTCGCCGCTTCCCCTGATATCGTGCGATACCCCCTTATAACTCTGACGGCCAACGCACGCTGTGGTTTCTGTAGCAAAGCAGCTTTGCGGACCGTCAGGTTATTTCCCCAAATTGGGGCGCCGTATAAGGCCATGGATCGCACGATCCCGGTATACAGTTTCCTGCACATAGCGTTTGGGCCACCCAGGTTGGGGAGTAATTGGGATAGTGCCCCTGCTGTACGAACAAGTTTGGGTGTCAGAGCTTTCAAGTGAGGCCCGAAATCCCACCGGCTATCAAGGACCAGCCCGAGGTACTTTAGGGTGGTCTTGATCCCAATTCGCACTCCTCCTACCGTTATAAATGAATCTTGAGGTGGCGAATTCCGTGGCCTACAGAAACAAATGGCCTCCGATTTCTGAAGCGCCACCTCAAGCCCCAGCCTCCGGATACGTGCTACAACCTGGGCTACCCCAGCCGTCGCCAGGATTGTGACGCTGTGGTAATTGTGGGCACTGGCGACAACGAGGGTGTCATCTGCGTAACATATGCATGTGACGCCCTGCAAGAGAGCGCCGCGCAGAACCCAGtcatacccgatgttccacaaaaCCGGACCCAGAACCGatccctgtggaacaccgcgcgTCACGTTGTGCTGTGCCCAGCCTTCCTGGCTCGGGAAGACGATTAACCTCTCTGATAAGTACGAACCGAGCAGGCGGCGCAAACAAGCGGGCACCCCGTGGTGAACAAGTGCCTCCTCTATGCAACACCAAGGGATGGAGTTGAACGCGTTGGCTATGTCTAGGGACACCGCCAACACAACCTCCCCCTGTGCAACTGCCTGCTGTGCCATGCTCTTCAGTCGAGAGACTGCGTCTATAGTAGAGCGCCCACGCCGAAAACCGAATTGATTGTCCGCTAGATCCGGGCCCACGTGTGTCAGATGGTGGACGAGGCGATCTGCTATGATCTTCTCGAAGATTTTAGCTACCTCGTCTAGCAACACGATGGGGCGGTAAGCAGACGGTGACTCAGCCGGACGCCCTTCCTTTCGCAGGAGGACCAGCTTTCCTTTCTTCCAGATCATCGGAAACCGTCCCTGTTGAAGACACGCTGAAAGAAGCCGCAAAAGGCGAGGGCCCAACGATTTTAAAGCTAGCACAAGAGCTCGGCCTGGAACACCGTCTGGTCCGGGAGCTGTGTTTTTAACCCTGAGCCTATCAATTGCCTTCTGTAACTCCTGCTCTGTTATATCCGGACAACTATCAGTCGAATCGGCTGTCCTCTCATCAAATGCGCGACTCGATAGAGGTGGAGGAGTGAAGTGGGCATCGGTTTCGGGAAACAGCGCAGATACCACCTCTTGAAGGAGTTGTGGCCTCATAACTTGCGTCAGTGGGGGAGTCCAAGCTCGAAGTTTACCCCTTACCATGCGATAGGGGGTCCCCCACGGATCCCGGTCCAGGATGGCCAATAGTTCCTCTCGTGCTCGGACTTTTGCAGCTTTTATTGATAACTGAAGGTCTTTCTTCGCGGTTGTATACAAAGCATACAATTCGGATTCACGCACAGGTGCGTCCTCAGGGCGGCGACGTCTCCTACGGAATCTTGCGTACCGGTGACGTGCATTGACACACGAGCGCCGTAGTTCGGCGATCTCCTGCGACCACCAGTACACTTGTCGTTTTACGGGTCCGCGATACCGTATACGTGGCATCGCCGCGTCACATAAATGTGTAAGTGCCTGTCGAAACTGCATAGCTTCCTCGTCTATGTCAATGCTAGCACTATGAACTGGTGTAGCCCAACCCAACACGATGGCGGCCTCTTCCAAGTCTTCCCGATTGAGCTTCTTCACTGCCCACCGTGGACCTTCACCGCTTTCAGTTGCTCGACGTTGTGTGTGTGATGGAGATGAATTTGTGCAGACACTGAAACGGATGTATCTGTGATCCGACAATGTCTCCGACCCTTCAACCACCCTCCAGTCGGATATACGCCGTCCGATGACGGGACTCGCGAACGAAAGGTCCACGATGGAGCCACCATTATGTCGGACGCATGTCTGTACGCTGCCCCGGTTGAGCAGAACCAAGCCTAGTTCAAGGGCCCACTCCTCAACTAGCCGTCCCCTTGCACTTGTTACGGGGGAGCCCCATGCCGTTGATTTGGCATTAAAGTCTCCTGCGATAACGACGGGCCGAGACCGATTGCTGCCCACAAAAGTTCCAAGTCGCCCAAGAAATTCTTCGAACTCTGCTAGCTGTCGATTAGGTGAGAAATACACTCCTACAACCAGCAGATCCCCGACATGTGAAGCCACAAAGCCCCTACCTCTTGATTTATTCTCCATTGGTGGAGATCCTGACGAAATGAGGGCAACTAAACCTTCCTCGTCCCCCGCCCAGTTGTCTCTAGGTGGCACATAATATGGTTCAGCAACGATAGCGATGTTTATCAGCCACTCTGCCATGCTCTGCATCAACAGGTCTTGCGCTCTAGCAGAGTGATTGATATTCGCTTGTAATACATGCAGATCCATCACTGAGTATCCGTTTCCATCTCCTGCCCTCTGCTTTCCGACGCCAGAATCTCAGGCGTTCTTTTCTCCTGTGTACACTTATTTGCATTGCAAACTTTGCTACCGACAAAATGGTTATCTGGTTGTCCTGCCTTGTTGCACATTATGCAATGCGGAGGAGCCGAGCACGCCTCTATCTTGTGGCCGTTTTGTCCACACTGAAAGCAACGTCCAGCGAAATCGATATCCGATCGGCAGGAAACTCCTACATGTCCATCGCGAAGGCATTTATAACAGCGCATTGGTCGCTCCTTAAGAAGTTTGACCTGCGCTGATGACCAACCTACTCTAAGTCGTTTATCATTCTCTTTAACTACCACTAGCTTTTCCACAGCAGTTACTGGGCATGAAGCAATTGCCGTACCCAGTCCACTTTTATCTCGACGGATTGCTCCCACCTTAACATCGGTGAGAGAGCATCCTCCCTTCTTGGCGATGGCTGTAACGATTTCCTCCTGAGTTGCTGAGTCGTCTAGGTCTGAGAGCCGTATTTCAGCGCGCCTGATCGGCCTTGAAATTCGGACATCTACAGATTTTAAGGTCGCTAAGAGTTTTTCAGCCAGAGCGTCTGCCTTCTCCCCACTAGAAGCTCCAGGGATCTCTAGCATACGGGCACCTGTGACCGTGGTTTTGGGACGTACACCACTGATTCCTAAGTCTTGCAGACTAATTTGCTGCTTAGCCTGCTCCAACAGGTCAGTGTACGTAATCCCTCTCTTTGTAGCTTCTGGCTGCAGGGTAAGGACAACTGCCGTCGAGTTAGGGGCTTTGAGACGCGCCTTAATTTTCGCCTCTTGAGCTTCTTTCTGCCTTATTGATGCCTTTTTAGCCTTCTGCTTCTGTTTCTTGTCTCCGACAGTCTCCCACTTTTCCTCAAAAGGCTTGCGTCCGCGGGGTTCTTGAGGGGTGGAATTGGCCTCTTTGGTAAGTCTGCCCCGTTCTTCTATTAAGCCTTCTTTAGACTGCGCGGTCGACGCCAAAGTTGACGGAGTATTTTTCTCTATCTTCCCGACCGACTTTGGTTGCACTATTTTAGGCAATACCCGCGCTTTCGACGCTTTTGCAGCATACGTTTCTACGACCCGCTGCGCACCCTGCACTGACTTTGCGTCTGAAGACAAAGGAGGTCGCAGGATTCTCGCCTCCAAAAATGACACCCGGCCTAGAACTCTGGTAATCTCATCTTTCAGGGCTACCACAAGTTCTGAGTTGTTGTTAGGCGGCAATTTAGCTCTCTCGAGCTTTATGGCAGCCAACTCTTTTCTTATTTCCTTCATTTCATCTTGAAGATTACTGGTTTGAGCTTTGAGGCGCTCATTCTCCCTCTGCAACCGGTGAGTCTCCTCAGTCGCCGATCGCTGAAGAAGCGCCTTTGTGACGTCTTCCAGGAAGGCTGCCACGTTCTTTAAGGCTTTTTGATTAGTGCCTTTCATCCCCTTGGACACCGACTTGATGGAGGTCACAACCTCCTTCACCTTCTCCTTTATATCATCTCCCGTCATTTCGGTAATATTCAGCTGAGTGGACCGAGAAGGTTCCGATCCTCCAACCTTCGAGGTTTTATCAGCTGTTATTCCATCCTCAACGTTCACTTCAGGCGAAGCCAAGAACGATGAACGCTTGGCTTTGTCGATCTTCTTCCCTTCAGTATTTTGCCCTCTAAGGCTTCTCCTTGGAGTGGACATGGACAGCTCATCGTCGTCTCCACTTGATGCCCAAAAACTGGGCTCACCTTCAGCCTTCCGCTTCTTTGTCTGACGCCAGTACTTAGTCGCCAGACATTTGCGACTCCCGCTAGATATGCTCAACATATCCACACCGTCCGACGAATCGGACACATCATCAATTGCACCCACagcttcttttttgtttttgtaaatatcatCCATTTTGATCCCACGAGTCTAGGAGAAATAAAAGTCGTTCCCGAGCAGAGCTCCCTGTGCCCGGGAAAAGCCTAGTGTGATCCTTCAAGGTGTCGGCCGGTACCTCGTCGGAGATTGGCACTAGCAACTGGATTCCCtccagccattcatcccctcaCCGTGCTTCGCAGTTTGGGATTAGGGGTTTTTTCAGAGGTTTCCCTTCCTCGCGGTCCAACCGTTTAAGGTCAGACCCCCGTTCCTCCGTAAGGTCCGCCCGACCTATCGTTGGAGGTTTACGGGTTGGCCGGCGGTGACCTGAGTAAAGTCGTGTCCAAAGGCAGGGTAAGTACTCTTTGGACCCGCCGCCCCCTTCATAGCGACACGCCCGTTGCCGCTACCCGGAAAATGTCCGAGACGCCAGCGGGCCGCAACCGAATTTGATTGCCCTACTCATGGTATTTTGCTCCACAAAACACGTGGTAAGCTCTCGTCGGTTTTTGCAAGTGGTTGGCTCCACCGGAAACAAAGAATAGAACTATTTAGGTAAGACTGGATTAGGATAGAACAATCTGTCCATTAAGGATAGGGAGGGGAAGAAAAGGAAAGGAAGGAAGGAAGACACTGGCCGTTTGCCCACCCCATAATGGGGCGCAGCGGTACGCCCAAGACCCCTGGTTTTGGTCCGCGCCGGATTTAAACCGGTACTGCACTATGCAGCATGCCCCTATCCACCACCTGGGGACGCGCCCGATAGCAGTACAGGAACTGCTTCCGTAGGAATAACCGTCCCACGGCGGTCCACATTCGATGCATATCTTGACGTAGTGCGTTCAACTTTGCGCAGGCCATCTATGTTGTTCAAACGCAACTTCGACCAACTTATGACGAACACATTCAACCCTTAAATCAAATCCAACATCGATATCCAGTTTATCTTGGATGAATACAGCTGCGCACAGTATGTGAACAAATCAGCTCGTGGAATGGGTAACTTGAATCGTGAGCTGACTAAGATGATGGAAGAGCATCCTGACCGGGACTACACGGGCCAATTGAAAACATTGAGTGTCAAACTTCTTAATGCAGTTGAAATGTCAGCTCAAGAAGCAGCATGGTATTTACTACGGCAACCGATGAGCGAAACGAGCCGTCAAATTATGTACATACCAACAGTTTGGCCATCGGAAAGACAACGCTGTCGCAAACGTCGGAAACAAATGGATCGCGAAAACATCGAAGCAGACAGTAcagatgtatttaatttaccaAGAACATCATTCAGCGATATGAAGAGCGACCTCCCTCTCTGGAATCTTCATATTTGGCCGAGTTTGCTTCGTATTACGCTGATTATCATGATTTCATCGACAATGAAGAATACGTAGATGTGCAAGAAGACGAAATTGAAGAAC
The genomic region above belongs to Trichoplusia ni isolate ovarian cell line Hi5 chromosome 5, tn1, whole genome shotgun sequence and contains:
- the LOC113493949 gene encoding uncharacterized protein LOC113493949 is translated as MDLHVLQANINHSARAQDLLMQSMAEWLINIAIVAEPYYVPPRDNWAGDEEGLVALISSGSPPMENKSRGRGFVASHVGDLLVVGVYFSPNRQLAEFEEFLGRLGTFVGSNRSRPVVIAGDFNAKSTAWGSPVTSARGRLVEEWALELGLVLLNRGSVQTCVRHNGGSIVDLSFASPVIGRRISDWRVVEGSETLSDHRYIRFSVCTNSSPSHTQRRATESGEGPRWAVKKLNREDLEEAAIVLGWATPVHSASIDIDEEAMQFRQALTHLCDAAMPRIRYRGPVKRQVYWWSQEIAELRRSCVNARHRYARFRRRRRRPEDAPVRESELYALYTTAKKDLQLSIKAAKVRAREELLAILG
- the LOC113493862 gene encoding uncharacterized protein LOC113493862; amino-acid sequence: MDDIYKNKKEAVGAIDDVSDSSDGVDMLSISSGSRKCLATKYWRQTKKRKAEGEPSFWASSGDDDELSMSTPRRSLRGQNTEGKKIDKAKRSSFLASPEVNVEDGITADKTSKVGGSEPSRSTQLNITEMTGDDIKEKVKEVVTSIKSVSKGMKGTNQKALKNVAAFLEDVTKALLQRSATEETHRLQRENERLKAQTSNLQDEMKEIRKELAAIKLERAKLPPNNNSELVVALKDEITRVLGRVSFLEARILRPPLSSDAKSVQGAQRVVETYAAKASKARVLPKIVQPKSVGKIEKNTPSTLASTAQSKEGLIEERGRLTKEANSTPQEPRGRKPFEEKWETVGDKKQKQKAKKASIRQKEAQEAKIKARLKAPNSTAVVLTLQPEATKRGITYTDLLEQAKQQISLQDLGISGVRPKTTVTGARMLEIPGASSGEKADALAEKLLATLKSVDVRISRPIRRAEIRLSDLDDSATQEEIVTAIAKKGGCSLTDVKVGAIRRDKSGLGTAIASCPVTAVEKLVVVKENDKRLRVGWSSAQVKLLKERPMRCYKCLRDGHVGVSCRSDIDFAGRCFQCGQNGHKIEACSAPPHCIMCNKAGQPDNHFVGSKVCNANKCTQEKRTPEILASESRGQEMETDTQ